One Kitasatospora sp. NBC_01287 DNA window includes the following coding sequences:
- a CDS encoding sodium:proton antiporter: protein MSQWAVVVAGVVVVGYGTLSRRLARTAVSGPLVFTLCGLAIGPLGLGLMDQARDPEVTRTLLEGALVLLLFADAAAIRGRDLRREEFLPLRLLALGLPATMALGWLAAWPLLPGLSWGELALVGVILAPTDAALGQQAVANERVPALVRGGLAVESGVNDGLALPFFVLALAAAGEGHGYPGVVPTFARALLLSGVIGLAAGWAGASLLHWSAVRRWSGSDWAQFLVLGVPVIAYGTCAAAEGSGFIGAWVSGFAFGVRLRRVSAGGGGVRAPAPDPVRSTAFTERLGLLLASLSFLVFGAVILGPALQHVTWRIVVYAVLSLTVVRMLPVALALLGTGLRPASVAYVGWFGPRGLASLVFGLIAIEEHLPGITLLGDVIAVSVGLSVLLHGATAPFLGDRYADWFTRALRAEPGLRENALAADGRSGAPSAR from the coding sequence TTGAGCCAGTGGGCCGTGGTGGTCGCCGGTGTCGTCGTCGTCGGCTACGGCACACTTTCGCGACGGTTGGCGAGGACCGCGGTCTCCGGGCCGTTGGTGTTCACACTGTGCGGTCTGGCGATCGGTCCGTTGGGCCTGGGCCTGATGGATCAGGCCCGGGATCCGGAGGTCACCCGGACGTTGCTGGAGGGCGCACTGGTGCTCCTGCTCTTCGCGGACGCGGCGGCGATCCGGGGCCGGGACCTGCGCAGGGAGGAGTTCCTGCCGCTGCGACTGCTCGCGCTGGGCCTGCCGGCGACCATGGCTCTGGGGTGGCTGGCGGCCTGGCCGCTGCTGCCCGGTCTCAGTTGGGGGGAACTGGCCTTGGTCGGCGTCATCCTGGCGCCGACGGATGCCGCGCTCGGGCAGCAGGCCGTCGCCAACGAGCGGGTCCCGGCGCTGGTCCGCGGTGGCCTGGCGGTCGAGTCGGGCGTGAACGACGGTCTGGCGCTGCCGTTCTTCGTCCTGGCGCTGGCAGCGGCGGGTGAGGGCCACGGCTATCCGGGCGTCGTCCCGACGTTCGCGCGTGCGCTGCTGCTGAGTGGCGTGATCGGCCTCGCGGCCGGCTGGGCAGGGGCGAGCCTGCTGCACTGGTCGGCCGTCCGGAGGTGGAGCGGTTCCGACTGGGCGCAGTTCCTGGTGCTCGGCGTCCCGGTCATCGCGTACGGGACGTGCGCCGCGGCCGAGGGGAGCGGTTTCATCGGCGCCTGGGTCTCGGGTTTCGCCTTCGGCGTCCGCCTGCGCCGAGTGTCCGCCGGCGGCGGCGGCGTTCGTGCGCCGGCTCCGGATCCCGTGCGGAGCACGGCGTTCACCGAGCGTCTCGGCCTCCTGCTGGCCTCGCTGAGCTTCCTGGTGTTCGGCGCGGTGATCCTGGGACCGGCACTGCAGCACGTGACGTGGCGAATCGTCGTCTACGCGGTGCTCAGTCTGACCGTGGTCCGGATGCTGCCGGTCGCTCTCGCCCTGCTGGGCACGGGCCTGCGCCCGGCCTCCGTCGCCTACGTCGGCTGGTTCGGCCCGCGTGGGCTGGCCTCCCTGGTGTTCGGCCTGATCGCCATCGAGGAGCACCTGCCCGGCATCACGTTGCTGGGCGATGTCATCGCGGTGAGCGTCGGTCTGAGCGTCCTGCTGCACGGTGCCACCGCACCGTTCCTCGGGGACCGCTACGCAGACTGGTTCACCCGGGCGCTGCGCGCCGAACCGGGCCTGCGGGAGAACGCGCTCGCGGCCGACGGCAGGTCGGGCGCGCCCTCGGCCCGGTAG
- a CDS encoding pyridoxamine 5'-phosphate oxidase family protein produces the protein MKATIGDRVIVEGTRPGTPRRDGRVTALHHPDGDPPWDVLWSDNGHTTTFFPGPDTHLHHFAHHDSATCPPERPDAPDRPEAEEAGPGQRAGEGVDRARPGNPGDVGRRVARRRERQGLSREQVAAQAGMAVPYLEYLETSTGVADRGTLVRLAAALDTSVDDLLGGGLDLPPGRDKAAAHPVLEELAHAECWQRLATYGIGRIALTTASGPVVLPVNYWVLDGTLIFRTAADGPLAGAVGARVALEVDRIDEVLRTGWSVLAVGTAARVDDQPALAHLKERDAPSPWAGGERDLWVRIKPTELSGRVIRTPDNGERG, from the coding sequence ATGAAAGCCACCATCGGAGACCGGGTCATCGTGGAAGGCACCCGCCCGGGCACACCGCGACGCGACGGGCGGGTGACCGCGCTGCACCACCCGGACGGCGACCCGCCGTGGGACGTCCTGTGGTCGGACAACGGGCACACCACCACGTTCTTCCCCGGCCCGGACACCCACTTGCACCACTTCGCCCACCATGACTCCGCTACGTGCCCGCCAGAGCGGCCGGACGCGCCCGACCGGCCGGAGGCGGAGGAGGCCGGGCCCGGTCAACGCGCTGGTGAAGGAGTCGACCGGGCCCGGCCCGGCAATCCCGGTGACGTCGGCCGCCGCGTCGCCCGGCGCCGCGAGCGGCAGGGGCTCAGCCGGGAGCAGGTCGCGGCACAGGCCGGCATGGCCGTGCCGTACCTGGAGTACCTGGAGACCTCCACCGGCGTCGCCGACCGGGGCACGCTCGTCAGGCTCGCCGCCGCGCTGGACACCTCAGTCGACGACTTGCTGGGCGGCGGACTCGACCTGCCGCCCGGCCGGGACAAGGCCGCCGCGCATCCGGTGCTGGAGGAGCTCGCACATGCCGAGTGCTGGCAGCGGCTCGCCACGTACGGGATCGGCCGGATCGCGCTCACCACCGCGAGCGGTCCGGTCGTCCTGCCGGTCAACTACTGGGTGCTGGACGGCACACTGATCTTCCGCACCGCTGCGGACGGCCCGCTGGCCGGCGCAGTCGGAGCGCGTGTGGCCCTGGAGGTCGACCGGATCGACGAGGTGTTGCGCACCGGCTGGTCCGTGCTGGCCGTCGGCACCGCGGCTCGGGTGGACGACCAACCGGCTCTCGCCCATCTGAAGGAGCGGGACGCCCCCTCCCCCTGGGCGGGCGGCGAACGGGACCTGTGGGTCCGGATCAAGCCGACCGAACTCAGCGGCCGCGTCATCCGCACGCCGGACAACGGGGAGCGTGGGTGA
- a CDS encoding response regulator transcription factor produces MNAAADAVRVLVVEDDPGIARSLVRGLARAGYAAQSVGTGRAALRADPLPEVVLLDLGLPDVDGVEVCRLLRRRCDAAIIVVTARGEEGDRVSALDEGADDYLVKPFGLAELLARIRAVLRRTRPAEPELLRHGRLTVDPRTRKVTVDGSEIALTPKEFDILECLSADPGRVVTRQEILERAWDAHWYGPTKVLDVHMAALRRKLGVPGLVETVYGRGFRLGEPG; encoded by the coding sequence ATGAACGCGGCCGCTGACGCCGTGCGGGTGCTGGTGGTCGAGGACGACCCCGGGATAGCCCGGTCGCTGGTGCGCGGGCTGGCCAGAGCCGGCTATGCGGCGCAGAGCGTCGGCACCGGCCGCGCCGCGCTACGGGCCGATCCGCTACCGGAGGTGGTCCTGCTCGACCTGGGCCTGCCCGATGTGGACGGCGTCGAGGTCTGCCGTTTGCTGCGCCGGCGCTGCGACGCGGCGATCATCGTGGTGACCGCGCGCGGCGAGGAGGGCGACCGGGTCTCCGCCTTGGACGAGGGGGCCGACGACTACCTGGTCAAACCCTTCGGGCTGGCGGAGCTGCTGGCACGGATCCGGGCGGTGCTGCGCCGCACCCGTCCGGCCGAACCGGAACTGCTGAGACACGGGCGTCTGACTGTCGACCCGCGCACCCGAAAGGTGACCGTCGACGGGAGCGAGATCGCGCTGACGCCCAAGGAGTTCGACATCCTGGAGTGCCTGAGTGCGGACCCGGGCCGGGTGGTGACGCGCCAGGAGATCCTGGAGCGGGCGTGGGACGCCCACTGGTACGGCCCGACGAAGGTGCTGGACGTCCACATGGCGGCGCTGCGTCGCAAGCTCGGCGTACCGGGACTGGTGGAGACGGTCTACGGTCGGGGTTTCCGCCTCGGCGAACCGGGCTGA
- a CDS encoding HAMP domain-containing sensor histidine kinase, producing the protein MTRRIALTVLALVTVLLVLAVVPLGVLLTEREETSFRSAAEASARALASAAEENLSDHKPETEMLRVLADTQADGGCAAVYDATGQAIARTSCTTATGGSVPAMVTAVLAQPRTDVTRADGRLTVAAPIGDSEDAVGVAVLVRSADPLNDRIAVVWGWLAAIGVAGLLAGVLLSVRLARWVGSPLREVDEAAQRLGEGALEVRAPTGRGPQEVRRLAATFNTMAGRNEALVHGHRTVIADVSHQLRTPLAALRLRLDLLAADADEETATDLAGAQDEIARLSRLVDGLLAVARAESAVPRPVTVRVDQVVAERIAAWEPLASERGVALAGHCPDGLSAPLGAGDLEQVLDNLLANALDAVPGGGHVRVEGRAGRGAAKLRVVDDGPGMSVRARESAFRRFGNPEAGGTGLGLAIVHRLVTANGGTARLEDTDGGGLTVELDFLARAAPMTR; encoded by the coding sequence GTGACCCGCCGGATCGCACTGACCGTGCTGGCCCTGGTCACCGTGCTGCTGGTGCTGGCGGTGGTGCCGCTCGGGGTGTTGCTGACGGAGCGGGAGGAGACCTCCTTCCGCAGTGCGGCCGAGGCGAGCGCCCGCGCTCTGGCCTCCGCCGCGGAGGAGAACCTCTCCGACCACAAACCCGAGACCGAGATGCTGCGGGTACTGGCCGACACGCAGGCGGACGGCGGCTGCGCCGCGGTCTACGACGCCACCGGGCAGGCGATCGCGCGCACCTCCTGCACCACGGCGACCGGCGGCTCCGTCCCGGCGATGGTCACCGCCGTCCTGGCACAGCCGCGGACCGACGTCACGCGGGCCGACGGCCGGCTGACGGTGGCGGCGCCGATCGGGGACAGCGAGGACGCCGTCGGGGTGGCGGTCCTGGTGAGGTCGGCCGACCCGTTGAACGACCGGATCGCGGTGGTGTGGGGCTGGCTGGCCGCCATCGGCGTCGCCGGACTGCTCGCGGGCGTGCTGCTCTCGGTCCGGCTGGCGCGCTGGGTGGGCAGTCCGCTGCGCGAGGTGGACGAGGCCGCCCAGCGGCTCGGCGAGGGTGCGCTGGAGGTGCGGGCGCCGACCGGGCGCGGGCCGCAGGAGGTGCGCAGGCTGGCGGCGACGTTCAACACGATGGCGGGGCGCAACGAGGCCCTCGTTCACGGGCACCGGACGGTGATCGCCGATGTCTCGCACCAACTCCGGACCCCGCTGGCGGCGTTGAGGCTGCGGCTCGATCTGCTCGCTGCCGATGCCGACGAGGAGACGGCGACGGATCTTGCGGGTGCGCAGGACGAGATCGCCCGGCTGTCGCGGCTGGTGGACGGGTTGCTCGCGGTGGCCAGGGCCGAGAGTGCGGTCCCTCGACCGGTAACCGTGCGGGTGGACCAGGTGGTGGCGGAGCGCATCGCGGCCTGGGAGCCGCTGGCGAGCGAGCGCGGGGTCGCACTCGCCGGACACTGCCCGGACGGGCTCAGCGCCCCTCTGGGAGCGGGAGACCTGGAGCAGGTGCTCGACAACCTGCTGGCCAACGCGCTGGACGCGGTCCCCGGCGGGGGCCATGTGCGTGTGGAGGGGAGAGCGGGTCGCGGGGCGGCGAAGCTGCGGGTGGTCGACGACGGCCCGGGGATGAGTGTCCGGGCGCGGGAGTCCGCGTTCCGCCGGTTCGGCAACCCGGAGGCGGGCGGCACCGGCCTCGGCCTGGCCATCGTGCACCGCCTGGTCACCGCCAACGGCGGCACCGCCCGGCTGGAGGACACCGACGGCGGCGGTTTGACCGTCGAGCTGGACTTCCTCGCACGCGCCGCGCCCATGACCAGGTGA
- a CDS encoding FAD:protein FMN transferase, producing MSATTAGPGVTRFAALGTTAVLLVADPARTRAAREVLEDELAAIDLACSRFRPDSELSRANAAAGRTVTVGPLFAQAITTALRAAELTDGAVDPTVGRSLVSLGYDRTFASVRPEDVRPVAPVRPSGWRGVEWHPERRRLRLPPGTALDLGATAKALAADRAAGRAAAAAGCGVLVCLGGDLATAGSAPAEGWQVAIADDHAAPSSASGPVVAVRSGGLATSGTTVRTWLRAGRTLHHIVDPATGDVPAPFWRTVSVAAATCVDANTASTAAIVRGERALGWLRDTGLPARLVRVDGSVARLGGWPADPPSPHRPQGGPR from the coding sequence ATGAGCGCCACGACGGCCGGCCCCGGCGTCACCCGGTTCGCCGCGCTCGGCACCACCGCGGTGCTGCTGGTGGCCGATCCCGCCCGCACACGGGCGGCCCGGGAGGTCCTGGAGGACGAGCTCGCCGCGATCGACCTGGCCTGCAGCCGGTTCCGCCCGGACTCCGAGCTGTCCCGGGCCAACGCCGCTGCCGGGCGCACCGTCACCGTCGGGCCGCTGTTCGCACAGGCGATCACCACGGCGCTGCGGGCGGCCGAACTCACCGACGGCGCGGTCGACCCGACAGTCGGCCGGTCGCTCGTCTCGCTCGGCTACGACCGGACCTTCGCCTCGGTACGGCCCGAGGACGTCCGCCCGGTCGCACCGGTGCGCCCGTCCGGCTGGCGCGGCGTCGAATGGCACCCCGAGCGCCGACGCCTGCGACTGCCGCCCGGGACGGCGCTCGACCTGGGCGCGACGGCCAAAGCGCTGGCCGCGGACCGGGCGGCAGGGCGTGCCGCCGCTGCCGCGGGGTGCGGGGTACTGGTGTGCCTGGGCGGTGACCTGGCCACCGCCGGCTCCGCGCCGGCCGAGGGCTGGCAGGTGGCGATCGCCGACGACCACGCGGCGCCCTCCTCCGCGTCCGGCCCGGTGGTGGCCGTCCGCAGCGGCGGCCTGGCCACCTCCGGCACCACTGTGCGGACCTGGCTGCGTGCCGGCCGCACGCTCCACCACATCGTCGACCCCGCCACCGGGGACGTCCCCGCGCCGTTCTGGCGGACCGTCAGCGTCGCCGCCGCGACCTGCGTGGACGCCAACACCGCCAGCACCGCCGCGATCGTCCGCGGCGAGCGGGCGCTCGGCTGGCTGCGCGACACCGGTCTGCCGGCGCGGCTGGTGCGCGTGGACGGGTCCGTGGCCCGGTTGGGTGGCTGGCCCGCCGACCCACCGAGCCCCCACCGCCCCCAGGGAGGCCCCCGATGA
- a CDS encoding ferric reductase-like transmembrane domain-containing protein, protein MTGTVQLATAGPSPLWYATRAGGTVALLLLTATVVLGIVAGGQYAPKRIARFEIGALHRNLSILTLAFLALHIVTAIADTFVHLTWLDAFVPFASSYRPLWLGLGTLAFDLLLAVLVTSAVRLRIGQRRWKAVHWLAYASWPLALFHGAGTGTDTRLSLQLVLSTGCLAIVMVAVWWRLHRAGPDHRAGRLWAALAVAAVPVVLAVFLATGPLKAGWAHRADGAAPSVATVTADRTGESA, encoded by the coding sequence ATGACCGGTACCGTCCAGCTCGCCACCGCCGGGCCCAGCCCGCTCTGGTACGCCACCCGGGCGGGCGGCACCGTCGCCCTGCTGCTGCTCACCGCCACCGTCGTGCTGGGCATCGTCGCGGGCGGGCAGTACGCACCGAAACGGATCGCCCGGTTCGAGATCGGCGCCCTGCACCGCAACCTCTCGATCCTCACACTCGCCTTCCTCGCGCTGCACATCGTCACCGCGATCGCCGACACCTTCGTGCACCTGACCTGGTTGGACGCGTTCGTGCCGTTCGCCTCCTCCTACCGCCCGCTCTGGCTGGGCCTGGGGACGCTGGCGTTCGACCTGCTGCTCGCCGTCCTGGTGACCAGCGCGGTGCGGCTGCGGATCGGGCAGCGGCGCTGGAAGGCGGTGCACTGGCTGGCGTACGCGAGCTGGCCGCTGGCCCTGTTCCACGGCGCGGGGACCGGGACGGACACCCGGCTCTCGCTCCAACTGGTCCTCTCCACCGGTTGCCTGGCCATCGTGATGGTCGCCGTCTGGTGGCGGCTCCACCGGGCCGGACCCGACCACCGGGCCGGCCGGCTCTGGGCCGCGCTGGCGGTCGCCGCCGTCCCCGTCGTGCTGGCGGTGTTCCTGGCCACCGGCCCGCTCAAGGCCGGCTGGGCGCACCGCGCCGACGGCGCCGCGCCGAGCGTCGCCACCGTGACCGCCGACCGAACGGGAGAGAGTGCGTGA
- a CDS encoding NADH-ubiquinone oxidoreductase-F iron-sulfur binding region domain-containing protein codes for MNQRPDAVLTDQVQNGRGGPHGARLLHGWYSTGGRADLAEHLHRYGPPPLPPGRRPATQLIQAVEESGLTGRGGAAFPTGRKLRSVSEGRGPAVVVVNGMESEPASRKDEVLLDLAPHLVLDGAALAASAVGAAAVHLCLPRTRAEQVRRLTAAVEERGRAGLDRIPVRVHALPHHYVSSEETSLVRWLNGGEARPMATPPRPFEKGVDGRPTLVDNVETLAHLALIARYGAGWFRGTGRPDAPGTTLVTLSGAVRVPGVYEIPLGTPLGSVLDSAGGVAEPVQAILVGGFFGSWLPAAPAAGVPFTKTDLAAAGAGPGAGVLVALPQDACGLAETARVLDHLAAQSARQCGPCRFGLPAVADDLIQLAWGPTDSALIERLHRRTGQLPGRGACRHPDGAARLAATALHAFADDVHHHLTSGPCAAAGRRPVLPVPDAQGPESEGWR; via the coding sequence GTGAACCAGCGACCGGACGCCGTCCTGACCGATCAGGTCCAGAACGGGCGCGGCGGACCGCACGGCGCCCGCCTGCTGCACGGCTGGTACAGCACCGGCGGGCGCGCCGACCTGGCTGAGCACCTGCACCGCTACGGCCCGCCCCCGCTGCCGCCCGGCCGCCGCCCGGCCACCCAGCTGATCCAGGCCGTGGAGGAGTCCGGACTGACCGGACGCGGCGGCGCCGCCTTCCCCACCGGCCGCAAGCTGCGCTCGGTCTCGGAGGGCCGCGGACCGGCGGTGGTGGTCGTCAACGGCATGGAGAGCGAACCGGCCAGCCGCAAGGACGAGGTGCTGCTCGACCTCGCCCCGCACCTGGTCCTGGACGGGGCCGCGCTGGCCGCCTCGGCCGTCGGGGCCGCGGCCGTCCACCTGTGCCTGCCGCGCACCCGGGCCGAGCAGGTGCGCCGGCTGACGGCCGCCGTCGAGGAGCGCGGCCGGGCCGGGCTCGACCGGATCCCCGTGCGGGTGCACGCCCTTCCGCACCACTACGTCTCCAGCGAGGAGACCTCCCTTGTGCGGTGGCTCAACGGCGGCGAGGCCCGCCCCATGGCCACCCCGCCCCGGCCCTTCGAGAAGGGGGTGGACGGACGCCCGACCCTCGTCGACAACGTGGAGACCCTCGCGCACCTCGCCCTCATCGCCCGCTACGGCGCCGGCTGGTTCCGCGGCACCGGCCGACCGGACGCTCCGGGGACCACTCTGGTCACGCTCTCCGGTGCCGTCCGCGTTCCGGGGGTCTACGAGATCCCGCTCGGCACGCCGCTCGGGAGCGTCCTGGACAGTGCGGGAGGAGTCGCCGAGCCCGTCCAGGCGATCCTGGTCGGCGGCTTCTTCGGCAGCTGGCTCCCCGCCGCCCCCGCCGCCGGCGTTCCGTTCACCAAGACCGACCTCGCCGCCGCCGGTGCCGGGCCGGGCGCCGGCGTCCTGGTCGCCCTTCCGCAGGACGCGTGCGGCCTCGCCGAGACCGCCCGCGTGCTGGACCACCTCGCCGCCCAGAGCGCCCGCCAGTGCGGACCCTGCCGCTTCGGACTGCCCGCCGTCGCCGATGACCTCATCCAACTCGCTTGGGGCCCAACGGACTCCGCGCTGATCGAGCGACTGCACCGCCGCACCGGGCAGCTCCCCGGCCGCGGCGCCTGCCGCCACCCCGACGGCGCGGCCCGGCTCGCCGCCACCGCGCTGCACGCGTTCGCCGACGATGTCCACCACCACCTGACCAGCGGACCGTGCGCCGCCGCCGGACGCCGGCCCGTCCTGCCCGTCCCCGACGCCCAGGGCCCCGAGAGCGAGGGATGGCGATGA
- a CDS encoding ferredoxin, whose translation MTRTHRLGIDRIACDGRGLCAELLPELIDLDEWGYPIIRDTTVGDGLLTNARRAVAACPVLALRLDRSTDRQ comes from the coding sequence ATGACCCGCACCCACCGGCTCGGCATCGACCGCATCGCCTGCGACGGACGCGGCCTGTGCGCCGAACTGCTCCCCGAGCTGATCGACCTCGACGAGTGGGGCTATCCGATCATCCGTGACACCACCGTGGGCGACGGCCTGCTCACCAACGCCCGGCGCGCGGTCGCCGCCTGCCCGGTGCTGGCCCTGCGGCTGGACCGGTCCACCGACCGTCAGTGA
- a CDS encoding nitroreductase family protein: MLTSTLDAATLENLVSAAVAAPSMHNTQPWRFRFRPETTTLEVRAVPQQALQVTDSAGRGVHISVGAAVFNLRVAVRHLGREPVVHLLPHAAEPDLLAAIRLAGPTHVVAGGDRDLHEAIWHRHSSRLPFTGRPVDRTILAELAAAARAEGAELEIPSEAEVLRLLAVTAEAERRNTTEPRRGAESRHALHAADGGRHGIPATSLGPQDAEGRLPVRDFSAVRPAEHLPTASFEAHPCIVLLSTTHDEAADWLRAGQALEHVLLLATDHGLRASLLHQAMEWPDLRWSLRDPHHGPGHPQMLIRLGHGPEGAATPRSPASDVLDGEPDEPR, encoded by the coding sequence ATGCTCACCTCGACCCTCGACGCCGCAACCCTGGAGAATCTGGTCTCCGCCGCGGTCGCGGCACCGTCCATGCACAACACCCAGCCCTGGCGCTTCCGCTTCCGCCCCGAGACGACCACGCTGGAGGTCCGGGCCGTGCCGCAGCAGGCGCTGCAGGTCACCGACTCCGCAGGCCGCGGGGTCCACATCTCAGTCGGCGCGGCCGTGTTCAATCTGCGCGTCGCCGTCCGCCACCTGGGCCGCGAACCGGTCGTGCACCTCCTGCCCCACGCGGCGGAACCGGACCTGCTGGCCGCCATCCGTCTCGCCGGCCCCACCCACGTCGTCGCGGGCGGTGATCGGGACCTCCACGAAGCGATCTGGCACCGGCACAGCAGCCGCCTTCCCTTCACCGGTCGGCCGGTCGACCGTACGATCCTCGCCGAACTCGCCGCTGCCGCCCGTGCGGAGGGCGCGGAACTCGAAATACCCAGCGAGGCAGAGGTTCTCCGGCTGCTGGCGGTGACCGCGGAGGCCGAGCGACGCAACACCACCGAGCCCCGACGCGGCGCCGAGAGCCGGCACGCCCTTCACGCGGCCGACGGCGGTCGCCACGGGATTCCGGCGACTTCCCTCGGCCCACAGGATGCCGAAGGCCGACTGCCGGTGAGGGACTTCTCCGCCGTCAGACCCGCCGAGCACTTGCCAACCGCCTCCTTCGAGGCCCACCCGTGCATCGTCCTGCTGTCCACCACCCACGACGAGGCTGCCGACTGGCTGCGCGCCGGCCAAGCACTCGAACACGTTCTGCTGCTCGCCACCGACCACGGATTGCGTGCCTCGCTGCTGCACCAGGCGATGGAGTGGCCTGACCTGCGCTGGTCCCTGCGTGACCCGCACCATGGCCCCGGCCACCCCCAGATGCTGATCCGTCTGGGACACGGGCCCGAAGGAGCAGCCACACCTCGCAGTCCGGCGAGCGACGTCCTGGACGGTGAACCCGATGAGCCCCGCTGA